The genomic region tctctgctttccgcagggatcggtccctccacgactccctgagCCACACgtctctccccacagatctcccacccggtaCTTATCCCTggaagcgcaagtgctacacctgtccctacacctcctctcttgccaccattcagggccccaaacagtccatccaggtgaggcaacacttcacttgtgagtctgttggggtcatctattgcatccagtgctcctggtgcggcctcctttaCATCGGTGAAAcacgacgcagattgggggaccacttcgtcgagcacctccactccgtccgccacaacagacaggatctcccggttgccagccacttcaactctgcttcccattcccattcgggtatgtccatacacggcctcctctactgccatgatgaggctaaactcaggttggaggagtaacacctcatataccatctaggtagtctccagccccttggtatgaacatagaattctccaacttccggtaattccctccccctctcttcccctatccctatttcactctgcctcctcccgcagctgcctatcacctccctcatggttccgcctccttctactacccattgtgttttcccctattccttcttcacctttcctgcctatcccctccctgcctcccttcccccacccctttatctttccccttactggtttttcacctggcacctaccagccttctccttcccaccctccccccaccttctttatagggcctctgccccttccctcttcagtcccgacgaagggttccagcccgaaacattgactgattgctTCAACggctgctgcccgacctgctgagttcctccagtgtattGTGGGTGCTGCTTTCCCCATCTTGAATGTGCTACACTAATCTATAAAGCAAATAGTATTCTTTCATCCATAAATCCCTCCGAGAGGATCACAAATTGTTATGGTTTGGAGGCAGGCacacctcaatgacctggagagctacgctggctggagtcagggctttgagcTTTGGcctttggtagggtcacccatgccaaactgttcaaagggtagaggccagactaagtcaTCCACCGGTCCTCccggttcgggggttcagctcagggtaacaaccctgactggtcaaataaAACTGTTATAAAAACAGcattgaagaatccttctacacctgagtgtgacagtgttcctgagtctccacctccgggacttgcatgactgatagAAGTGAAAACTAAGCTACTGACACAGTGaatgaagccctgaacaccatgaGATGAGAAGGACCTTAATTGCTGCCCTAAACCCCAGCGGCATAACGGGCAATACAGAATCTATAAATTACTTTATAACCAACTTACATTATGGAAACATGCAATAGCATACCTACCTGTATGCAAAGACCATTCTAGATTTTTTAAATGCTGTAAACACTATGTTGCATTAATCCTTAATTATGTGATATCTTTAAAAATCACTATTGCCACAAGGAATGTAATTGCACGTTTTTTTTTCTATGAATCAGATTGCATTCTAGAAATTGTTATACTTTCCACGAAACGATTTGAAATTCTCAGTCACTTCACATCAAGAGTTTTTGTACCAAGTAAATCTTACCGGTAAAGTGCGACATAGTATCGATTGGATATAGCTTGTTTGGAGTCCATCACCTGAAATAGCAACATGAGTGCTTGGACACTCGTTGTGAAGTTCACAAAATGAACAACCTTGAACAACGTATCCATCTGTTCCATTATCTTTTCATCATCCATTTTGGAATAAGGAAAAGCTCTATTGACACCAGTCAGCAAAGCACTTAGCATTTTAGAGTCTATTTCTGACTTTTTAACAAAGGCAtggaaaaatgaaaaataaatggcTATTAATTTCCCAGCAAGGTCACTCTCCTCGTGGCTCAAGACCATCTGGTTGAGAAAGCAAATGGCATAGTACTGAGCTTTCAAACTAATATTAGGCCTGTACAGAAGTCGCTCAATTTCACAACACACAACAGTTTTCATGTTGGGATGCTTATGAAGCAATGTTTCTAAAAGATAGGAGGCCTTTGTCGCCATTTTATGTTGTGGATCTCCTAACTTATTTACTAACTGAATCAGCAGGGCTTTCTCTTGCTCTGGCTTATTGCAGAGGATCTCACGAATTGTACCCAAGGCCTGAGCCTTTGTTGCCTGCACATTGTCGTGAGTCAAAGCTTCTAAAGCCTGCACAAACTCTGCAAAATGGTGCTTCAAGAGATGTTCAAAGTACCACATTATTAGGCGCTTGTCCCTGGTATCTTTGTTACCACTGGCAAGCTCTTCCAGCTTTTTAAAAGGATGCTGCGAGAAAGTTTGTAATTTTCGATTGTCTGGAAGCAAGTCAGAGATTAGTAGTTCTGTTAGTGTGCTCAAAGCCATTAAGGACTGCCGCCGACTTCCCTTCTTCTTGATTTGGTTGACTAATACCTCTACAAAGTGAAGAGTGTGCACCGGAGCATCCTGAATCAGAAGTGTCATGGCTGCCATCCTGTCTGCCAATGTGCCTGTTGTGACAACTGTTTTCATCCACGTTGAACTCGCTCCTTTTTGATTTTTCTTATTTGAGTAAAGATTGGTTTCGTGCTCATAGAGCTGCTTAGCAAGATTTTTATACTGTGAGACAACGGATTCATCTTGTGGCTCAGAGGTGTACTCATTTGCATAATCCGCATCATACCACTTTCCACCTGGCTTTACCAATAAGTATTGTTTGGGGTGAAATTCAAAGATATCCTGATGTTTAGTTTTCCGTCCTGGTATTTCACATGTACTTGATTCCTGATTATCTTTTTGCTTTCCAGTTTTGCCAGGCTGACCTTTTTTATCAGCCTTTCCATCTTGAATTTTCTCTTTCAGTTCCTTATTTTTACTTTTCTTGCCCTTTTTGTCAATTTGTACACCCTCCTTTTTTGCTTGCTTTTCATCTTTAGCACTCTCTTCATCCTCTTGCACAATTTTAGAGTATTTTTTTATGCCTATTTTCTGGACAAAGGCTTCCAATTCACCTTCTTCTAGATCATCAATTGCTGACTTTTTTCCACCATCAACCAGTTCTTCATTCTCATTTAAGTGATGCAGCATTAGATAATCGGCCTATAAAAGAAAATACACAATTACAGTGTATGGTATTGCTCCTTCTATGTAAAGTAGATTTCTCTGGTTTATCATGTGAATAATTTTAGCAATAACAAAGGCAATTTTGGTGTAAAGCAGAAATATTCTGATTAAATACAAGAATATAAGCAATGAATTAGAGGGTATCTTTAATGTAATAAAGAAACCAAATATGCTTCAAGGAAGCTCTTTCTACTAACTCATTGCAAAATTGGCACTGTTCACATAGCAAGGGGTTGATAAAGTAATCAAACAACTGAAAACAAGTGCGAACCCAGTAAACAAAAATCACTTAAATACTAACAGGTGGGAGAAAAATATTTCCACAGAAATTGATGATCTCACCTTCCTCAACCAGAATAGAAGGCCATACTTCTTTGCCATGGACAACAAAGATTACTggaaaattagaggattgggaagcttttaaaaatcaacagaaggcaattaaaaaaaatcataaagatggaaaagatggaatacaaaggtaagccagccaataatattaaaggggatgCCAAAACTTTCTTCAAatatataatgagtaaaagagacacttgtgttggcgcgtggccaagtggttaaggtgttcatttAGTGATCTggaggtcgctagttcgagccttggccgcGGCAGTGTAtgtgtcctcgagcaaggcacttagccacacattgctctgcgacgacaccagtgccaagctgtatgggtcctaatgcccttcccttggacaacatcggtggtgtggagaggggagacttgcagcataggcaactgctggtcttccatacaaccttgcccaggcctgcgccctggaaaccttccaaggtgcaaatccatggtctcacgagactaacggatgcctatttaaaagagagacaagagtacATATTGGACCACAGACAAATGATtttggagaggtagcaatggtgAACAAGAAAATGACAGGCGAACGGAATCAGTACtgtgcatcagtattcactgaagtagacattagcagtatgctggagaggcagaagtgagtgtagttgctattactagggagaaggtgcttgggaagctgtaaGGTCTGATGGTAGACAAGTCACTTGaagcagatggactacactccaggattctgaaagaggaagTTGAacagattgaggaggcattagtaataacctttcaagaatctctagattctggcACGGTtcaaggactagaaaattgcaagtatcactccactcttcatgaagggaggaaggcagaagaaaggaaattttaggccagttagcctgaactcagtggttgggaagatgttggagttgattgttaaggagaaaagttttggggtacttggaggcacatgataacacaagccaaagtcagcatggtttccttcaggaaaaatcttgcttgacaaatctgtgagaactctttgaggagataacaagCAGAACAGAAAGGAAAATCggaggatgttgtgtacttggattttcagaaggcctttgacaacgtgccacacatgaggctgctttgcgacataaaagcccatggtattataggtaagacactaacatggatagagcattggctgactggtagatggcacagagtgggaataaagggagcctttctgactggctgcaggtgactagtggtgaccttcaggggtcagtgctgggattGCTTCTTCTTACACTGCacatcaatgattttgatgacagaattgatgttttttatggccaagtttgtgaatgacacgaagataggtggaggcagttagtattgaggaagtaaggaggcagcAGATGGACTAAGACGGATTAGGAAATtactggcagatagaatacagtgtcgagaagtgtacggccatgcactttggtagaaggaacaaaagcgtagacaattttctaaatggggagaaaactaaAAAATCTGAGGAGCAAAGGAACTTGGAAATCCTCGTGCAgggattcctaaaggttaatttgcaagttgagtctgtggtgaggaaggcaaatgcaatgttagcattcatttaaagaggattagaatataaaaacaatgatgtaatgctgaggcttcataaaacactgatgaggcctcacttggagtactgagagcagctttgggccccttatctaagaaaggatgtgctgtcattggagagggttcaaaggaggttcacaaaaaaagattctgggagtgaaaggcttatcatatgaggagtgtttgatggctctgggtctgtactctctggaattttaaggaaagggatggggtgtggatctcactgaaacctatcaaatattgaaaggcctagatagaatggatttagagaggatgcttcctatggtttgggagtccaggatcagaggataCAACTTCAGAATACAGGGACATCCATTtataatggagatgagaaagaatttctttagcccaagggtggtgaatctgtggaattcattgccacaggtgaccatggaggccaggtcattaggtgtactcaaggtggaggttgatagataaGTCAAGGTGTGAAAGATTTTGGCAAGAATGCAGgataatgtggttgagagggCAATAGATCAGTCAAGATCAAAGGTGGAGCAGTTCGatagaccgaatggcctaattctgctcctatgtcttatggtccataTTAGGGATTTTCAGTGTGATCTCTTTAggaactcacccggcagaaggcaatggcaaaccactgctgtaacttgcctcgtacgcggttcccactacgtcagagaggcgtggagggaaatcgtccgctaaccggagaaactccagatgcaacgtacctttcctttccataaTCAATACTTGAGAGAAAGCATTAGGAATTATTAGACAAGAAGAGAGTTAGATTTTAAGGAGTGTCTTACAGCAAAGATTCCTAGAAAGGAAATTTCCAAGTTTGGGATCCAAATCCAGATACACAGACAGTACAATGGCAAAGTAGTACCTACAAATTTCTTTGTTGGGTAATAATGACACTATTTCAAATAAAAGCAGAGGAGCTATTCTCAGTATTCGGGACAATATTTATCTCTTAAGCATCAAAATAGATGATCACAATGTACTTGTTTATTCGTGAGTACACAAATCAATTATTACCTTAACCCTAACTAACCAACAAACTCACATCAACTGTTTTAAAGAGTTCCAGCATAATTGGAGTTCATGAAAAGTAACATGTGAATCAAGGTCTGAAATTCTTTAAAATGAATCTCCAATTAAACCAAAAGTCATTCAGCAATGGGCCTCAACTACATATGGATCTGGAACCCACTGTATGAGAGTCCAGAAGATCACAGGAAGAGACTCCACCTACCTACCCACATCTCGAGCACTTGAATTTTTCTAAAGCAAATCTCAAAGTTTAGTGCCAAATAGGTAATTCACCCCTAAGAGTCTCCTCCCATGAAGACCATATATGATTGAACTTTTGACTCTAGATTTTTGTCTGATCCAAACAACTCCTGGTTCCCATATCATCCAAATGTCTCTCAGATTTCACAGAGTTCTACAGAATTGAAACGGGTAGGCTGCCACCATACTatccatactaatcccatttacctgtaTTAATTCCATATCCTACGATGTCTTGTTCATTAAAGTACCTGTGCAGATCCTAAAATATACCTAGTCAATCGCTGAGCATTTATCCCCTCTCTTTCGAATTTAAAACCTCCATAACCTCGTCTTTTGTAATTTTGATATGCTCCAGGATACCTCTGTTCCCTCCCCTAAATCCATTAGCCTGCATGTCTTTTTCCACAGTAAGCACAGGCGATAGACGCACATATGGTTGGGTATTAACCAGCAGCTTACAACGTAGGTCTACCTTGCCACACTTTGCTAGGCAGGTGATACTTGGCTGAACTCCGCACTTAACAAGTGTCCACTCTTTCCCTCACTCCGCCACGAACACGGGCGATTAGCCGGACCCCAACAGCACAGAGCCCACGTGTAGACAGGGACGCCGCCATGCCCGGTGCCCGGCCGCTATCCATCACCTCCGAAAGAACCTGACAGCCCTTCCTCGATCTCATACCTTGGTCCCTCCGAGCCGCAACACCTCATCCAGCGTGAACTCATTGTTTGCgctttcctcttcctcctctccatCGTCCTCACACTCCGGATCGATTGCTTCGGCATCGATATCCCCTCCGAGCTCTAACTCCTCCGGGGCCGCCGCCATGTCAGTAGTCACAGCGCCAGCCCAGCCCAGGCCATATCAGATACGTACACGGCAGGAAATCTTACCACGGTATTCCTCTGTCAAAATCTATCACATATATTAACTGCTAAAAATTTATAAACATTTTACATTCCGAAATAGATAGGTTAACTCGCTCTTTTTTTCTGTCAGACCGACGCTCTTTACCTAGCGATTAGGACCTGTGATAGTGATTGGCTGGTTGGGAGAGTGAAAGGTCAGAGGTCAATAAAGAGGGGAGTCCCAATGCTGCGAAGTGGTGATAGAATTTTGTCCTGTGTAGGGTGATTAAATTGAACGGGATGAAATTCCAAGTGGGTCTGAAGTGTCTCTCTGAATGCATTTCTAATGCTATTGCCAGAAAACACTTTCCAGGTACGGTGGAAGAAGCCAGCTGATTTCAGAGTTATCAAAATCAGTTAGGTCTTTCAATCAGATAACAACGTTATGAATTTTGTTAGGCAGTCGTTGCATACTCTGCGCGTATTTGCATCCAGTTACCCAAGATAGATTTTTTTGCCCTTTTTTTATAAATTGCAGTCTATGAATTTGACTTTGTAAAATGGATGTGTGTAACTGGAAAATCGCTTCTGTTTTATATTGCATTTCTTTCAGATTCTGGAGGTTTATGTGCTGGTCAGTTGATGAGGTCGTGCTCCACAACTTCAAAAAGCACAAAAAAACATGATAATGGTAGACTGATGCGAAAGCATCTAATTGCAAAAATAAAGTCAACAGGCCCAATCTCTGTTGCAGAATACATGAGAGAAGTTTTAACGAATCCTGTCGCAGTACGTAAATCATTTTTGACTGTTTCAAAATTGCTACTTTTAGATTAGGCTGAAATTTTGCCTCCTTTTGATACCATACTGGGGCTGGCTGCTATTATAATTTCAGCACTGCATACATTATCATTTAAAAAGTAGAATTAAGTAAATCAGAATTTTGGTGTTGTCTGTTTCAGGGTTATTATTACCACAGAGAAGTTCTAGGAGCACAAGGAGATTTTATTACATCGCCTGAGATTAGTCAGGTTTTTGGAGAAGTAAGTTGGGGAAAGTTCTTGCTTTTTCTGTAAATCATCATTTGATTTTATCTTGTCTCAAAGCACTTTACATCTGGTGAAGTACTTTTGATACGTACTGTAATAATGTGGGAATAAATTTGTGTATAATCATAATTACTTGAAAAGTAAACTGTGTTCTTATAGTCACGGTGATTTGGTAGATTGGATTCAGATTTGGCTTGAGAAGGCAAAGGGTAGTCATAGAGTGGGGTTTCTCAGAATGGAGGTCTGACCGATTGTTTTCCTTGGGTGCCAACGCTGGaatctctgttgtttgtgatacaGTACATACACGAGATTCTGTAGACGCAGGAAATCTtgagaagcagaaaaaaatgctggagagactcggcaaatcaggcagcatctatagaagggaataaacagttaatgttttgggctgaggcccttatcaggacaggacaggaaaggaaggggacagaaggcaGAGTTTGCATATGTTTGTGTTTTACATGAATGATTTGAATGAAAATGTAGACAAGCTGATTAGTAAgtttagaatatagaatagtacagcacagtacaggcccttcggcccacaatgttgtgccgaccctcaaaccctgcctcccatataaccccccaacttaaattcctccatatacctgtctagtagtctcttaaatttcactagtgtatctgcctccaccactgactcaggcagtgcattccatgcgccaaccactctctgagtaaaaaaccttcctctcatatcccccttgaacttcccaccccttactttaaagccatgtcctcttgtattgagcagtggtgccctggggaagaggtgctggctatccactctatctattcctcttattatcttgtacacctctatcatgtctcctctcatcctccctctttccaaagagtaaagccctagctcccttaatcgctgatcataatccatactctctaaaccaggcagcatcctggtaaatctcctctgtacccttcccaatgcttccacatccttcctatagtgaggtgaccagaaatggacacggtactccaagtgtggcctaaccagagttttatagagctccattattacctcgcgactcttaaactctatccctcgacttatgaaagctaacactccataagctttcttaactaccctatctacctgtgacacacatcaaagttgctggtgaacgcagcaggccaggcagcatctctaggaagaggtacagtcgacgttttgggccgagacccttcgtcaggactaactgaaggaagagctagtaagagatttgaaagtgggagggggagatccaaaatgataggagaagacaggaggggcagggatggagccaagagctggacaggtgattggcaaaagggatatgtgaggattatgggacaggaggcccagagagaaggaaaaaggggaggggggggaaaaacccagaggatggacaaggggtatagtcagagggacagagggagaaaaaagagagagagagagagtgtgtatataaataatggatggggtccgagggggatgtggggcattagcggaagttagagaagtcaatgttcatgccatcaggttggaggctacccagacggaatataaggtgttgttcctccaacctgagtgtggcttcatctttacagtagaggaggctgtggatagacatatcagaatgggaatgggatgtggaattaaaatgtgtggctactgggagatcctgctttctctgacggacagagcgtaggtgttcagcaaaacgatctcccagtctgcgtcgggtcttgcctgtatatagaaggccacatcgggagcaccggacgcaatatatcaccccagccgactcacagatgaagtgttgcctcacctggaaggactatttggggccctgaatggtggtaagggaggaagtataagggcatgtgtagcacttgttccgcttacacggataagtgccaggagggagatcagtggggagggatgggggggacgaatggacaagggagttgtgtagggagcgatccctgcggaatgcagggggggggagggaaagatgtgcttagtggtgggatcccgttggaggtggcacaagttacggagaataatatgttggacccggaggctggtggggtggtaggtgggaaccctattcctagtggggtgacgggaggatggagtgagagcagatgtacgtgaaatgggggagatgcgtttaagagcagagttgatggtggaggaagagaagcccctttctttaaaaattcccattttgatatgtctgttccttcagttagtcctgacgaagggtctcggcccaaaacgttaaccgtacctcttcctggagatgctgcctggcctgctgcgttcaccagcaactttgatgtgtgtcgcttgaatttccagcatctgcagaattcctcgtgtttacctatctacctgtgaggcaactttcaaggatctgtggacatgtacccccagatccttctgctccttcacactaccaagtaccctgccatttactttgtactcggggttt from Mobula birostris isolate sMobBir1 chromosome 8, sMobBir1.hap1, whole genome shotgun sequence harbors:
- the cebpz gene encoding CCAAT/enhancer-binding protein zeta: MAAAPEELELGGDIDAEAIDPECEDDGEEEEESANNEFTLDEVLRLGGTKADYLMLHHLNENEELVDGGKKSAIDDLEEGELEAFVQKIGIKKYSKIVQEDEESAKDEKQAKKEGVQIDKKGKKSKNKELKEKIQDGKADKKGQPGKTGKQKDNQESSTCEIPGRKTKHQDIFEFHPKQYLLVKPGGKWYDADYANEYTSEPQDESVVSQYKNLAKQLYEHETNLYSNKKNQKGASSTWMKTVVTTGTLADRMAAMTLLIQDAPVHTLHFVEVLVNQIKKKGSRRQSLMALSTLTELLISDLLPDNRKLQTFSQHPFKKLEELASGNKDTRDKRLIMWYFEHLLKHHFAEFVQALEALTHDNVQATKAQALGTIREILCNKPEQEKALLIQLVNKLGDPQHKMATKASYLLETLLHKHPNMKTVVCCEIERLLYRPNISLKAQYYAICFLNQMVLSHEESDLAGKLIAIYFSFFHAFVKKSEIDSKMLSALLTGVNRAFPYSKMDDEKIMEQMDTLFKVVHFVNFTTSVQALMLLFQVMDSKQAISNRYYVALYRKLLDPGLAQSSKQAMFLNLLYKSLKSDIVLRRIKAFIKRILQATCGQTPAFICGALFLISEILKLKPGVQALLKEHWESDEEEDFRDVDDSEDKSEDLNEENMVNKLHEGEKCGNANKVEESIVQNTTAAKKPESTVSVSWLHHKNQEGGKSLGTYDPLHRNPLSCGADHAGLWELRKLSEHFHPSVALFATTILQGNHIQYSGDPLQDFTLMRFLDRFVYRNPKQQKGKGNTDSIVMQPKQKLLFSDPHKLQVNSKKFIEQEESQIPVDEIFFHRYYKKLDALQKSQRFHRGEEAVEDVDDDEFEQLLDSLEGDKYFKTIEDSLDFASNMKPKSSKETDEQVDSDSDDDDDDVNNLDDEEVSLGSLEEEDFGEVVGEDAGLFLNDTDDEEVDSAPAVKKSNKPGKRKKGEDLDFSTRVKGKKRKGGFKNDGDMFAAAEEFGCLLDENAGSKFDNIGINAMANKDKASIKQLQWESDRDAWIRGKDAHTLRRQKNLRAKRLKNKQKRFLHKKR